The following are from one region of the Stenotrophomonas lactitubi genome:
- a CDS encoding SDR family NAD(P)-dependent oxidoreductase, which produces MIDYQLNGKTAIVTGGVSGIGLAVAETLAASGARISVWDLKQEAVDATVAVLRSQGAEAIGIALDVTDEAAVEAAVQRTVKELGGVHIAVNNAGIGGPAASSGDYPIDGWKRVVDVNLTSVFLCQRAQIQAMRAVGSGGSIINMASILGQVGYAGSTAYAAAKHGVVGLTQTAAWEHAADGIRINAVGPGFINTPLLEKMDAKVRATLEGRHALKRLGTPQEVAALVAWLASDDASFATGAYYAIDGGYLAQ; this is translated from the coding sequence ATGATTGATTACCAGCTCAACGGAAAAACCGCGATCGTGACCGGCGGTGTTTCCGGTATCGGCCTGGCGGTAGCGGAAACGCTCGCTGCATCCGGTGCGCGTATTTCGGTCTGGGACCTGAAGCAGGAAGCGGTGGATGCAACAGTAGCCGTGCTGCGCAGCCAGGGCGCTGAGGCCATCGGAATCGCGCTGGATGTGACCGACGAAGCGGCGGTGGAAGCGGCGGTGCAGCGCACGGTGAAGGAACTGGGCGGCGTGCACATCGCGGTGAACAATGCGGGCATCGGCGGGCCAGCGGCAAGCAGTGGCGACTACCCGATCGATGGCTGGAAACGCGTGGTGGATGTGAACCTGACCAGCGTGTTCCTGTGCCAGCGGGCGCAGATCCAGGCGATGCGTGCGGTGGGCAGCGGCGGCAGCATCATCAACATGGCCTCCATCCTGGGCCAGGTGGGTTATGCCGGCTCGACCGCCTATGCGGCGGCCAAGCACGGCGTGGTCGGCCTGACCCAGACGGCTGCATGGGAGCACGCCGCCGATGGCATCCGCATCAATGCGGTGGGCCCGGGCTTCATCAACACGCCATTGCTTGAAAAGATGGACGCCAAGGTGCGTGCAACGCTGGAAGGGCGGCATGCGCTCAAGCGCTTGGGAACGCCGCAGGAAGTGGCCGCGCTGGTGGCCTGGCTGGCCAGCGACGATGCCTCGTTCGCGACGGGTGCCTACTACGCCATCGATGGTGGCTATC
- a CDS encoding helix-turn-helix transcriptional regulator, translating into MSRYFTFADYRRFGQRHGYDYRAEPSHLREEQWAGHGDLHEQTLRGGMSLLASDVHNRIAYTATAHERPGLVIRVMLQGQVDVQVPNRSDFSLRAGTAVTTSHRDHVAMVGVHPSNTRLRGISLLVPADLDPDVFQQPQLQQALRASLECRHWAIPHAMLPTLAQLFDSPWQDDLDALWREGVALQLLTVGLQADDLHVEGARMLRSGQRSRLERVRAFLHDDPSHAHSLVELAQLACMSPSALRRHFVQEYGCSVFDYLHEQRMRHAEQGLRESGWSVERAAAETGYRHPSNFAAAFRKRFGLVPSRWRTGPSKVG; encoded by the coding sequence ATGTCCCGATATTTCACGTTTGCCGATTACCGCCGTTTTGGCCAGCGACACGGCTATGACTACCGTGCCGAGCCAAGCCACCTGCGCGAAGAACAGTGGGCCGGGCACGGCGACCTGCACGAACAGACCCTGCGCGGGGGCATGAGCCTGCTCGCATCGGATGTGCACAACCGCATCGCCTATACCGCCACAGCGCACGAAAGGCCCGGCCTGGTCATCCGCGTGATGCTGCAGGGCCAGGTCGACGTGCAGGTTCCCAACCGCAGTGATTTCAGCCTGCGCGCAGGCACCGCAGTGACCACCAGCCACCGCGACCATGTGGCGATGGTCGGCGTCCATCCGAGCAATACGCGCCTGCGTGGCATCAGCCTGTTGGTGCCCGCCGACCTGGATCCGGACGTGTTCCAGCAACCGCAGCTGCAACAGGCGTTGCGCGCGTCGCTGGAATGCCGCCATTGGGCCATCCCGCACGCGATGCTGCCGACCCTCGCGCAGTTGTTCGACAGCCCTTGGCAGGACGATCTGGATGCACTCTGGCGCGAAGGCGTGGCGCTGCAGCTGCTGACGGTGGGCCTGCAGGCCGATGATCTGCACGTTGAAGGCGCACGCATGCTGCGCAGCGGCCAGCGCAGCCGGCTCGAGCGTGTGCGGGCCTTCCTGCACGATGACCCCAGCCATGCGCACAGCCTGGTCGAGCTGGCCCAGTTGGCCTGCATGAGCCCCAGCGCGCTGCGCCGGCACTTCGTCCAGGAATATGGCTGCTCGGTATTCGACTACCTGCACGAACAGCGTATGCGTCATGCCGAGCAGGGCCTTCGCGAATCCGGCTGGAGCGTGGAGCGGGCCGCTGCAGAAACCGGCTATCGGCATCCCAGCAACTTCGCCGCGGCATTCCGCAAGCGCTTCGGGCTGGTGCCCAGCCGCTGGCGCACCGGGCCATCGAAGGTCGGCTGA
- a CDS encoding CocE/NonD family hydrolase — protein sequence MRVRAVAVAVALSLSSTVLAADTPPMTPDISGKPFIAPDVGRDYDKRVVMVPMRDGTRLYTVIVVPKGAHNAPILLTRTPYDAAGRASRSDSPRMRDLLPQGDEVFVDGGYIRVFQDIRGKFGSEGDYVMTRPLRGPLNGTKVDHSTDAWDTIDWLVKHVPETNGKVGMLGSSYEGFTVVMALTDPHPALKVAAPQSPMVDGWMGDDWLNYGAFRQVNFNYFAMQTEKRGKGTPLPSLGYDDYSTFLRIGSAGDYAHFTGVDQLTWWKKLVQHPAYDAFWQGQALDAVMAKTPLKVPTMWLQGLWDQEDMWGANHAYQAMEGRDTGNTHNYLVMGPWRHSQVNYDGSQLGALKFDGDTALQFRRDVLKPFFDQYLVDGAPKADTPPVLVYNTGENHWDRLQGWPRSCEKACAANSKPLYLRAGGKLAFQAPATGEGDFEEYVSDPAKPVPFVPRPVRFGDRDMWTTWLVKDQRFVDGRPDVLTFITEPLTAPLRIGGAPVVNLQASTSGTDSDWVVKLIDVYPDQEASTPEMGGYELPVSLAIFRGRYRESFSDPKALAANQVLPYRFDLPNANHTFQKGHRVMVQVQSSLFPLYDRNPQTYVPNIYLAKPGDYQKATQRVWHSAAQASYIELPVY from the coding sequence ATGCGTGTGCGTGCCGTTGCTGTTGCCGTAGCCTTGAGCCTGTCCAGCACCGTGCTGGCCGCCGACACGCCGCCGATGACCCCGGACATCAGCGGAAAACCCTTCATCGCTCCCGATGTGGGCCGCGACTACGACAAGCGCGTGGTGATGGTGCCGATGCGCGATGGCACCAGGCTGTATACGGTGATCGTGGTACCCAAGGGCGCCCACAACGCGCCGATCCTGTTGACCCGCACACCGTACGACGCCGCCGGCCGCGCCAGCCGCAGTGATTCTCCGCGCATGCGCGATCTGCTGCCGCAGGGCGATGAAGTGTTCGTCGATGGCGGCTACATCCGCGTGTTCCAGGACATCCGTGGCAAGTTCGGTTCCGAGGGCGATTACGTGATGACCCGGCCGCTGCGCGGGCCGCTGAACGGTACCAAGGTCGATCATTCCACCGATGCGTGGGACACCATCGATTGGCTGGTCAAGCATGTGCCGGAAACCAATGGCAAGGTCGGCATGCTCGGCTCGTCGTATGAAGGCTTTACCGTGGTGATGGCGCTGACCGATCCACACCCGGCACTGAAGGTGGCAGCGCCGCAGAGCCCGATGGTCGATGGCTGGATGGGCGACGACTGGCTCAACTACGGCGCCTTCCGTCAGGTCAATTTCAACTACTTTGCGATGCAGACCGAGAAGCGCGGCAAGGGCACGCCGCTGCCTTCGCTGGGCTACGACGATTACAGCACTTTCCTGCGCATCGGCTCGGCCGGCGACTATGCGCACTTCACCGGCGTGGACCAGCTGACCTGGTGGAAGAAGCTGGTGCAGCACCCGGCATACGATGCGTTCTGGCAGGGCCAGGCGCTGGATGCTGTGATGGCGAAGACGCCGCTGAAGGTGCCGACCATGTGGCTGCAGGGCCTGTGGGACCAGGAAGACATGTGGGGTGCCAACCATGCCTACCAGGCGATGGAAGGGCGCGATACCGGCAACACCCACAACTACCTGGTGATGGGGCCGTGGCGGCACAGCCAGGTGAACTATGACGGCAGCCAACTCGGGGCGCTGAAATTCGATGGCGATACCGCGCTGCAGTTCCGCCGCGACGTGCTCAAGCCGTTCTTCGACCAGTACCTGGTGGACGGCGCGCCGAAGGCCGATACGCCACCGGTGCTGGTCTACAACACCGGTGAAAACCATTGGGACCGCCTGCAGGGCTGGCCGCGCAGCTGCGAGAAGGCGTGCGCGGCAAACAGCAAGCCGCTGTACCTGCGTGCCGGTGGCAAGCTGGCGTTCCAGGCGCCGGCGACGGGCGAGGGCGACTTCGAGGAATACGTGTCCGATCCGGCCAAGCCGGTGCCGTTCGTACCGCGGCCGGTGCGCTTCGGTGACCGCGACATGTGGACCACCTGGCTGGTCAAGGACCAGCGCTTTGTCGATGGCCGGCCTGACGTGCTGACCTTCATCACCGAGCCGTTGACCGCGCCGCTGCGCATCGGTGGCGCGCCGGTGGTGAACCTGCAGGCGTCCACCAGTGGCACCGACAGCGACTGGGTGGTGAAGCTGATCGACGTCTATCCCGACCAGGAGGCATCGACGCCGGAAATGGGCGGCTATGAGCTGCCGGTGTCACTGGCGATCTTCCGTGGCCGTTACCGCGAGAGCTTCAGCGATCCCAAGGCGCTGGCGGCCAACCAGGTGCTGCCGTACCGCTTCGACCTGCCCAATGCCAACCACACCTTCCAGAAGGGCCACCGGGTGATGGTGCAGGTGCAGTCCAGCCTGTTCCCGCTGTACGACCGCAACCCGCAGACCTACGTGCCCAACATCTACCTGGCCAAGCCGGGTGATTACCAGAAGGCCACGCAGCGGGTGTGGCACAGCGCCGCGCAGGCCAGCTACATCGAGCTGCCGGTGTATTGA
- a CDS encoding DUF4440 domain-containing protein: protein MDMTAEHEIHFLHDKLQAWFRAEVAADALDDLMMHFCADFSMVGIAGRRLDRSAVQALFAGGHGARPGLQIAVEAVQAVDAPSPLAVLRYREGHAVGEGETTWRESLAVLRQEDGRWRWLALHEVTVA, encoded by the coding sequence ATGGACATGACCGCCGAACACGAAATCCACTTTCTGCACGACAAGCTGCAGGCCTGGTTCCGCGCAGAGGTCGCGGCCGATGCGCTGGACGATCTGATGATGCACTTCTGCGCGGACTTCAGCATGGTCGGCATTGCCGGACGCAGGTTGGACCGGAGTGCCGTACAGGCGTTGTTCGCAGGTGGCCACGGTGCACGACCTGGGCTGCAGATCGCCGTCGAGGCTGTGCAGGCGGTCGACGCCCCGTCGCCGCTGGCGGTGCTGCGCTACCGCGAGGGACATGCTGTAGGCGAGGGAGAAACCACATGGCGGGAATCGCTGGCGGTGCTGCGGCAGGAAGACGGTCGCTGGCGCTGGCTGGCGCTGCATGAGGTAACGGTGGCGTGA
- a CDS encoding MFS transporter: MPSPRLRHEAIFLLVFALDLVNMFIATVAYPALAAELHADVGTLAWVGTAYMLGLSVVIPLAPWLAARCGERRLLLVALLLFAVAAGLAGAAPSIGWLLGWRLLQGLAGGLLIPVAQAAAYRQCTPEQRGALTRRILLVALLVPALAPALGGLLVQWLSWRGVLWASLPLAVLAIALVLAWMPADGRRSAPRLLGYALTTAMSALGALLLALTWLGEPGHRFAGAGLLLLAVALAIAHLRHARRQPQPLLRWSLLSHSGLRMAMLVYLAVPGVFIGSQLASTLQLNHAGYSAAQIGALMLPWALASALAITGSRRLLARFGPGTVLRLGMVLQASGLLLMALQSQPSFVLAAMLFALMGAGGSLCSSTAQTLAFHGVDAEALGDASALWNLNRQLSFCLGTAAIALLLALAMQWWPAHATGVALGLAAVLTLLPLALLRRSQLHFLSTTETA; the protein is encoded by the coding sequence ATGCCTTCCCCGCGCCTGCGCCATGAGGCGATCTTTCTGCTGGTGTTCGCCCTGGACCTGGTCAACATGTTCATCGCCACGGTGGCCTATCCGGCGCTGGCGGCCGAGCTGCATGCGGACGTCGGTACCCTGGCCTGGGTGGGCACCGCCTACATGCTGGGCCTGAGCGTGGTGATTCCGCTGGCACCGTGGCTGGCCGCGCGCTGCGGTGAGCGTCGCCTGCTGCTGGTTGCCTTGTTGCTGTTCGCGGTGGCCGCGGGCCTGGCCGGCGCCGCACCGTCCATTGGCTGGCTGCTGGGCTGGCGGTTGCTGCAGGGGCTGGCCGGTGGCCTGCTGATTCCGGTGGCACAGGCGGCGGCGTACCGGCAGTGCACGCCTGAACAGCGCGGTGCGCTGACCCGGCGCATCCTGCTGGTGGCGTTGCTGGTGCCGGCACTGGCACCGGCCCTTGGCGGCCTGCTGGTGCAATGGTTGTCCTGGCGCGGCGTGCTGTGGGCCAGCCTGCCGCTGGCGGTGCTGGCGATCGCCCTGGTACTGGCGTGGATGCCAGCCGATGGCCGGCGCAGCGCGCCACGCTTGCTGGGCTATGCGTTGACCACCGCGATGTCTGCGCTGGGCGCGTTGCTGCTGGCGCTGACCTGGCTGGGTGAGCCTGGCCATCGCTTCGCCGGCGCAGGATTGCTGCTGCTGGCGGTGGCGCTGGCCATCGCCCATCTGCGCCATGCGCGCCGGCAGCCGCAGCCGCTGCTGCGCTGGTCGCTGCTGTCACACAGTGGCCTGCGCATGGCGATGCTGGTGTATCTGGCAGTACCGGGGGTATTCATCGGCAGCCAGCTGGCCAGTACCCTGCAGTTGAACCACGCCGGTTACAGCGCCGCGCAGATCGGCGCCCTGATGCTGCCGTGGGCGCTGGCTTCGGCACTGGCGATCACCGGCAGCCGGCGACTGCTGGCGCGCTTCGGGCCGGGCACGGTGCTGCGGCTGGGCATGGTCCTGCAGGCCAGCGGTCTGCTGTTGATGGCGCTGCAATCACAGCCGTCGTTTGTGCTGGCCGCCATGCTGTTCGCCTTGATGGGGGCGGGTGGCAGTCTGTGCAGCAGCACCGCGCAGACACTGGCGTTCCATGGTGTGGACGCCGAGGCGCTGGGCGATGCCAGTGCGCTGTGGAACCTCAACCGCCAGCTCAGCTTCTGCCTGGGTACCGCCGCCATCGCCCTGCTGCTGGCGCTGGCCATGCAGTGGTGGCCGGCGCATGCCACCGGCGTGGCGCTGGGCCTGGCTGCCGTACTCACCTTGTTGCCGCTGGCGCTGCTGCGCCGGTCGCAGCTGCATTTCCTTTCCACGACGGAGACTGCTTGA
- a CDS encoding LysR family transcriptional regulator, giving the protein MVSLDRFDIFRAVVEAGSLTAAAERLGLSRAVVSFNLKRLEQELGVTLLLRSTRHLALTEAGEQFLQHCVQALDAAQAAIDAARRDQHQLQGMLRLTTTPEYAQLRLIPALEAFRAQHPALVLHLSTSPAPADLIPERFDLAIRLGRLPDSGLHASELERHPLCAVAAPALLARLPSADAVDDPVQLGTLPRLGYPRLADVPVVAPDGSDALFATNPGNAVIRVDGASSLRAFAVAGAGVTVLPRWLIEDDLAHDRLRPVLRQHRFPQQSVYAVYPHSTQPSPKVRQLIDFLRVWFGT; this is encoded by the coding sequence ATGGTCAGCCTCGATCGCTTCGATATCTTCCGCGCCGTGGTCGAGGCCGGCAGCCTGACCGCCGCTGCCGAGCGCCTGGGCCTGAGCCGCGCCGTGGTCAGCTTCAACCTGAAGCGGTTGGAGCAGGAACTCGGGGTAACCCTGCTGCTGCGCAGTACCCGCCACCTTGCGCTGACCGAGGCCGGCGAACAGTTCCTGCAGCACTGCGTGCAGGCACTGGATGCCGCGCAGGCCGCGATCGATGCCGCACGCCGCGACCAGCATCAACTGCAGGGCATGCTGCGCCTGACCACCACCCCGGAGTACGCGCAGCTGCGGCTGATTCCGGCGCTGGAAGCCTTTCGCGCGCAGCATCCAGCGCTGGTGCTGCATCTATCGACCTCGCCAGCACCGGCCGACCTGATTCCCGAACGCTTCGACCTGGCGATCCGCCTAGGCCGCCTGCCGGACTCGGGACTGCATGCCAGCGAGCTGGAGCGGCATCCGCTGTGCGCAGTCGCCGCACCCGCTTTGCTGGCTCGCCTGCCATCCGCCGATGCTGTCGATGACCCCGTACAGTTGGGCACCCTGCCCCGCCTTGGCTATCCGCGTCTGGCCGATGTGCCGGTGGTCGCACCGGATGGCAGCGATGCCCTGTTCGCCACCAACCCGGGCAACGCAGTGATACGCGTGGATGGGGCCAGCAGCCTGCGCGCGTTCGCCGTGGCCGGTGCAGGTGTCACCGTGCTGCCACGCTGGCTGATCGAAGACGACCTCGCCCACGACCGCCTGCGGCCCGTTCTGCGCCAGCACCGCTTTCCGCAGCAGAGCGTGTACGCGGTATACCCGCACAGCACGCAGCCATCGCCGAAGGTGCGGCAGCTGATCGATTTCCTGCGCGTGTGGTTTGGAACATGA
- a CDS encoding beta-glucosidase family protein codes for MKTFTKPLALSLALSAALATPAWADSAAFTVLTLEQAPAADAMPALAAQLKTLQVDAVSVRQVQRGIGQVDPLQLLADGLGYQYRFIAAGKDDGQTQHGQAVLTRLPIAAESGPDQPGLNYLRLDDGRHAVAVYTDAGAGATQLPALVSRSRLGAPAVLLGAVAGESAKAAGFDPARVALEADASYFSDGFQAASSAPFKVEGSTLRATLLTLAYAADKGGEQPWMDTTLTADARAALLLKAMTEDEKFQMLHSYFGLGKDGGKLPEGAVGSAGFVPGVARLGIPSQQSADAGVGVTNPGGIRPGDFATAMPSGPSTASTWNRGVAFAGGATMGREAWQQRFNILLSGSVNLQRDPRNGRNFEYAGEDPLLAGSMVGALIQGVQSQHVISSMKHFALNDMETRRNFHDVRIGEQAMHESDLLAFEIALEAGRPGVAMCSYNKINGTYGCENGYLMNQVLKQEWKFPGFVMSDWGGVHSGSKAALAGLDQQSAGEVFDAAVFFDEPLRLAVHGGVVPQVRLNDMVARILRTMFLHGNFDNPPQHQKVDAEAGFAVAQRTVEEGSVLLRNEGSLLPLADSAKRIVIIGGHADKGVIGGGGSSMVGVTAKGTNAVPGVLPTTWPGPVIFHPSSPLESLRAARPDATITYVDGTNAAAAAKAAAQADVAIVFATQWAAESVDLPDMQLPDNQDALISAVAKANPKTVLVLETNGPVRTPWLAQVPAVLQAWYPGIRGGEGIAALLTGQANPSGRLPVTWVVDESQLPRPHIDGLGFKPAKPFGDVFDFDIEGANVGYKWMAAKGLTPTFAFGHGLSYTSFAYENLKVSVEGSRLVASVDIRNTGKRAGADVAQLYLKLPAGSTTPIRLIGYDKVELQPGEQRRIRIEAEPKTLAHYDAQARQWKIEGGTYQVQLSRNASEPLQTVDVQLVEQVLR; via the coding sequence ATGAAAACGTTTACAAAGCCGCTCGCCCTGTCCCTGGCCCTGTCTGCCGCACTAGCCACCCCGGCCTGGGCCGACTCCGCCGCCTTCACCGTGCTGACCCTGGAGCAGGCGCCGGCAGCGGACGCGATGCCGGCCCTGGCTGCACAGTTGAAGACCCTGCAGGTGGACGCGGTCAGCGTTCGCCAGGTACAGCGCGGCATCGGCCAGGTCGATCCGCTGCAGCTGCTGGCCGATGGTCTGGGCTACCAGTACCGTTTCATCGCCGCCGGCAAGGATGATGGCCAGACCCAGCACGGCCAGGCCGTGTTGACCCGGCTGCCGATCGCCGCCGAATCCGGCCCGGACCAGCCGGGCCTGAACTACCTGCGCCTGGATGACGGTCGCCATGCGGTGGCGGTCTACACCGACGCGGGCGCCGGTGCCACGCAGTTGCCGGCGCTGGTGTCGCGTTCGCGGCTCGGCGCGCCGGCCGTGCTGCTCGGTGCGGTAGCCGGTGAATCGGCCAAGGCCGCCGGCTTCGACCCGGCACGCGTGGCCCTGGAAGCCGATGCCAGCTATTTCAGCGATGGTTTCCAGGCTGCCAGCAGTGCGCCGTTCAAGGTGGAAGGCAGCACGCTGCGTGCGACCCTGTTGACGCTGGCTTATGCCGCCGACAAGGGCGGCGAGCAGCCGTGGATGGACACCACGCTCACCGCTGATGCGCGCGCTGCGCTGCTGCTGAAGGCGATGACCGAGGACGAGAAGTTCCAGATGCTGCACAGCTACTTCGGGCTGGGCAAGGATGGCGGCAAGCTGCCGGAAGGCGCGGTGGGTTCGGCCGGTTTCGTGCCGGGGGTGGCGCGCCTGGGCATTCCGTCGCAGCAGTCGGCCGACGCCGGCGTGGGCGTGACCAATCCGGGTGGTATCCGCCCGGGTGATTTCGCCACGGCGATGCCGTCGGGCCCGTCCACGGCGTCCACCTGGAACCGGGGTGTTGCCTTTGCCGGCGGCGCAACGATGGGCCGCGAAGCCTGGCAGCAGCGCTTCAACATCCTGCTGTCCGGCAGCGTCAACCTGCAGCGTGACCCGCGCAACGGCCGCAACTTCGAATACGCCGGTGAAGACCCGCTGCTGGCCGGTTCGATGGTCGGTGCGCTGATCCAGGGCGTGCAGAGCCAGCACGTGATCTCCTCGATGAAGCACTTCGCGCTGAACGACATGGAGACCCGCCGCAACTTCCACGACGTGCGCATCGGCGAGCAGGCCATGCACGAATCGGACCTGCTGGCGTTCGAGATCGCGCTGGAAGCCGGTCGTCCGGGCGTGGCGATGTGTTCCTACAACAAGATCAATGGCACCTACGGCTGCGAGAACGGCTACCTGATGAACCAGGTGCTGAAGCAGGAGTGGAAATTCCCCGGTTTCGTGATGTCCGACTGGGGCGGCGTGCACAGCGGTTCGAAGGCGGCGCTGGCCGGCCTGGACCAGCAGTCGGCCGGTGAAGTGTTCGATGCGGCAGTGTTCTTCGATGAGCCGCTGCGTCTGGCCGTGCACGGCGGCGTAGTGCCGCAGGTGCGCCTGAACGACATGGTGGCGCGCATCCTGCGCACGATGTTCCTGCACGGCAACTTCGACAACCCGCCGCAGCACCAGAAGGTCGACGCCGAGGCCGGTTTCGCCGTGGCCCAGCGCACGGTGGAAGAAGGCAGCGTGCTGCTGCGCAATGAAGGCAGCCTGCTGCCGCTGGCCGACAGCGCCAAGCGCATCGTCATCATCGGTGGCCATGCCGACAAGGGCGTGATCGGTGGCGGTGGTTCGTCGATGGTGGGCGTTACTGCCAAGGGCACCAATGCGGTGCCGGGCGTGCTGCCGACCACCTGGCCGGGCCCGGTGATCTTCCACCCGTCTTCGCCGTTGGAATCGCTGCGTGCCGCGCGTCCGGATGCCACCATCACCTATGTGGACGGCACCAATGCTGCCGCTGCGGCCAAGGCTGCCGCACAGGCGGATGTGGCCATCGTGTTTGCTACCCAGTGGGCCGCCGAATCGGTGGACCTGCCGGACATGCAGTTGCCGGACAACCAGGATGCGCTGATTTCAGCGGTGGCCAAGGCCAACCCGAAGACCGTGCTGGTGCTGGAGACCAATGGCCCGGTGCGCACGCCGTGGCTGGCACAGGTGCCGGCGGTGCTGCAGGCCTGGTACCCGGGCATCCGTGGCGGTGAAGGCATTGCCGCACTGCTGACCGGCCAGGCCAATCCGTCCGGCCGTCTGCCGGTGACCTGGGTGGTGGACGAATCGCAGCTGCCGCGCCCGCACATCGATGGCCTCGGCTTCAAGCCGGCCAAGCCGTTCGGCGATGTGTTCGATTTCGATATCGAAGGTGCAAACGTCGGCTACAAGTGGATGGCAGCCAAGGGCCTGACCCCGACCTTCGCGTTCGGCCACGGCCTGTCCTACACCTCGTTCGCCTATGAAAACCTGAAGGTGAGCGTGGAAGGCTCGCGTCTGGTCGCCAGCGTCGACATCCGCAACACCGGCAAGCGCGCGGGTGCAGATGTCGCCCAGCTGTACCTGAAGCTGCCGGCCGGCAGCACCACGCCGATCCGCCTGATCGGCTACGACAAGGTCGAGCTGCAGCCGGGCGAGCAGCGCCGCATCCGCATCGAAGCCGAGCCGAAGACCCTGGCCCATTACGATGCACAGGCCCGCCAGTGGAAGATCGAGGGCGGCACCTACCAGGTGCAGCTGTCGCGCAACGCCAGCGAGCCGCTGCAGACGGTGGACGTGCAGCTGGTGGAGCAGGTGCTGCGCTGA
- a CDS encoding VOC family protein, with translation MTVHRDFDHLWRDRCDTSSQRSPRVLIRVFVAPGELERSVAFYEQLQGVVADAGFPFPEAGLRLAMVGAFLLIEGCDEALAPFTSTTGTLLVDDVRPYHDKLVAAGAEIIFPLQVVPTGAAFNAVHPDGTVVEYVHHRPDPQGR, from the coding sequence ATGACCGTACATCGCGACTTCGACCATCTCTGGCGCGACCGCTGTGACACCTCCAGCCAGCGCAGCCCGCGCGTGCTGATCCGGGTATTCGTCGCCCCCGGCGAGCTGGAACGCAGCGTGGCCTTCTACGAGCAGCTGCAGGGTGTGGTCGCCGATGCCGGCTTTCCGTTTCCCGAGGCGGGCCTGCGGCTGGCGATGGTCGGTGCGTTCCTGCTGATCGAAGGCTGCGACGAGGCACTGGCGCCCTTCACTTCGACAACGGGCACGTTGCTGGTCGACGACGTTCGGCCGTATCACGACAAGCTGGTGGCCGCTGGCGCCGAGATCATCTTCCCGCTGCAGGTAGTGCCCACCGGTGCGGCGTTCAATGCGGTGCATCCCGATGGCACCGTCGTCGAGTACGTGCACCATCGGCCGGACCCGCAGGGGCGCTGA
- a CDS encoding helix-turn-helix domain-containing protein, protein MAWIYNATMPHNALPWNGTLLLDAHVAVLQGHAGDSAAHAHYAHQLLLSEGAPWQIEIDGARQQGQRLWLTSFQPHAILSAPTDGCTVFLEPAHADLDQIQQHLQSLPGNAAQLHEWLPRLSRPQPLDRRVQAALARITQHLPGPVPAADIAEAAHLSTSQLHRRFQSDLAVTLRGWVLWQRLRSALAHHLRGHSLTDSAHAAGFADLPHLSRSLRRMFGIGAAQLQGLQLHAA, encoded by the coding sequence ATGGCGTGGATCTACAATGCGACCATGCCCCACAACGCTCTACCCTGGAATGGCACCCTGCTGCTGGATGCACACGTTGCCGTGCTGCAGGGCCACGCCGGTGACAGCGCTGCGCATGCGCACTACGCCCATCAACTGCTGCTGAGCGAAGGCGCGCCCTGGCAGATCGAGATCGATGGCGCGCGGCAGCAGGGCCAGCGGTTATGGCTGACCTCCTTCCAGCCACACGCGATCCTGTCGGCTCCCACTGACGGCTGCACGGTGTTCCTCGAACCGGCGCATGCCGACCTCGATCAGATCCAGCAGCACCTTCAGTCGTTGCCAGGCAATGCCGCGCAGCTGCACGAATGGCTGCCACGGCTGAGCCGACCGCAGCCCCTGGACCGTCGCGTGCAGGCGGCGCTGGCCCGCATCACCCAGCACCTGCCCGGCCCGGTGCCGGCCGCCGATATCGCCGAGGCCGCGCATCTGTCGACCAGCCAGCTGCATCGGCGCTTCCAGTCCGACTTGGCCGTGACCCTGCGCGGCTGGGTGCTGTGGCAACGGCTGCGCAGCGCACTGGCGCATCATCTGCGCGGGCACAGCCTGACCGACAGCGCGCATGCCGCCGGTTTCGCCGACCTGCCCCACCTCTCGCGCAGCCTGCGCCGCATGTTCGGCATCGGCGCCGCGCAACTGCAGGGCCTGCAGCTGCACGCGGCCTGA